One Rhodospirillales bacterium DNA segment encodes these proteins:
- a CDS encoding ABC-F family ATP-binding cassette domain-containing protein produces MCAIFAHLPDFWHLSFMASSAPILALKDARLAFGDKLLFDQLSLYVSPRDRLCLVGANGTGKSTLMNCLAGMLELDVGERFVQPGTTIALVPQDIAVPEGERVIDFVRGLDEVRDGVRGEKTVLSEHVAEQTMVRLGLSTDMVGGPLSGGENRRAALARAMARQPDVLLLDEPTNHLDLEAIKTLETALNGYPGAFILISHDRAFLNAVSSATLWLQRRHLLRMDHPFSEYENWSEQIIDLEIKENKKLHKLIDRETEWLHRGVTARRKRNQGRLRNLKDLRETRRSRQVGRTTVSMGASEGPPASQLVADIHRIGKQFDGPDGTVIEIVSDFSTRIIKGDRIGLLGPNGAGKTTMLKMLLGELKPDTGRVKMGQRTEPAYFDQARREIDITLTPWQFLCPEGGDQINVRGNARHVVGYLKEFMFDEDDARSSIATLSGGQRNRLMLAKILAEPSNLLVLDEPTNDLDMDTLDQLQETLSNYDGTLIVVSHDRDFLDKLVTSLIVMEGAGDTREYVGGYDDYLRQRKTFGPKKISTKDVGGKGALKTPTKSKDATKLTYKDQRELDGLPKVISNLEAEIIDLNVQLDDPEFFQKNADGFAKAAARLEQAKIDLMASEERWLALEAMQEAFLAGKI; encoded by the coding sequence ATGTGCGCAATTTTCGCGCATTTACCTGATTTCTGGCATCTATCATTCATGGCTTCTTCTGCACCAATTCTGGCACTTAAAGATGCGCGTCTTGCCTTTGGTGACAAGCTTCTTTTCGATCAATTGTCTTTGTATGTATCGCCCCGTGACCGTTTGTGTCTGGTTGGGGCCAATGGTACTGGCAAATCGACCCTGATGAATTGTCTGGCGGGGATGCTGGAACTGGATGTTGGGGAACGGTTTGTGCAGCCTGGCACCACCATTGCATTGGTGCCCCAAGACATTGCCGTGCCAGAAGGAGAGCGGGTGATTGATTTCGTCCGTGGTCTCGATGAAGTGCGCGATGGTGTGCGTGGAGAAAAGACAGTGTTATCAGAACATGTTGCCGAACAGACAATGGTTCGCCTTGGGCTCAGCACCGACATGGTGGGGGGGCCGTTATCGGGGGGTGAAAACCGCCGCGCAGCCCTTGCCCGTGCCATGGCACGCCAGCCGGATGTGTTGTTGTTGGATGAGCCCACCAACCATCTTGATCTTGAAGCCATCAAAACACTGGAAACCGCCCTGAACGGCTATCCCGGAGCATTCATTTTAATCAGCCATGACCGGGCTTTTTTGAATGCCGTTTCAAGCGCAACCCTGTGGCTACAGCGCCGCCACCTTTTGCGGATGGATCATCCGTTTTCTGAATATGAAAACTGGTCTGAACAGATCATCGATCTTGAAATAAAGGAAAATAAAAAGCTTCATAAATTAATTGATCGGGAAACTGAATGGCTGCACCGTGGCGTGACAGCCAGACGAAAACGCAATCAAGGCCGGTTGCGAAATCTGAAAGACCTGCGTGAAACCCGTCGTTCACGACAGGTGGGGCGCACCACGGTTTCCATGGGCGCATCCGAAGGCCCCCCTGCATCTCAGCTGGTTGCTGATATTCACCGTATTGGAAAACAGTTTGATGGCCCCGATGGCACCGTGATTGAAATCGTTTCAGATTTTTCGACGCGCATCATAAAGGGGGACCGCATCGGATTGTTAGGTCCCAATGGCGCGGGCAAGACCACAATGCTGAAGATGTTGTTGGGCGAATTAAAACCAGATACTGGCCGTGTTAAAATGGGCCAGCGCACAGAACCGGCATATTTTGATCAGGCCCGTCGTGAAATTGATATCACCCTGACGCCTTGGCAGTTTTTATGCCCCGAAGGCGGCGATCAGATCAATGTCCGTGGCAATGCCCGTCATGTGGTTGGGTATCTCAAAGAATTCATGTTTGATGAAGACGATGCCAGGTCATCCATTGCCACCCTTTCCGGTGGACAACGAAATCGGTTAATGCTCGCAAAAATACTGGCTGAACCTTCAAACCTTCTGGTCCTTGATGAACCGACCAATGATCTTGATATGGATACCCTTGATCAGCTCCAGGAAACTTTGTCGAATTACGATGGAACGTTGATCGTGGTTAGCCATGATCGCGACTTTTTGGACAAACTGGTGACCAGCTTGATCGTCATGGAAGGGGCCGGGGACACCCGGGAATATGTAGGCGGCTATGATGATTATTTGCGCCAGCGCAAAACATTTGGTCCGAAAAAAATATCCACGAAGGATGTTGGCGGGAAGGGCGCCCTAAAAACCCCGACCAAATCTAAAGACGCCACGAAACTGACCTACAAGGACCAACGGGAATTGGATGGTCTGCCCAAGGTGATTTCAAATCTTGAAGCTGAAATTATAGATTTGAATGTCCAGTTGGATGATCCGGAATTCTTTCAAAAGAACGCGGATGGTTTTGCGAAAGCTGCCGCACGCCTGGAGCAGGCAAAGATTGACCTTATGGCCAGTGAGGAACGCTGGCTGGCGTTGGAAGCCATGCAAGAAGCCTTTTTAGCCGGAAAGATTTGA